The Rhodococcus antarcticus DNA segment CGGACTTCCGACGCTGGGCCGCCACCGGGTTCGGGGTGCCGGACTTCCTCGACTCGCTGCTGCTGTTCCACCCGGAGCTCACGCGCGCGGACGGGGTCTGCCACCTCGTGGTGTTCCCCACCTTCACCCAGAACGGCTCCACCGAGCGCAAGGTCGAGGCCGTGCTGCTGCAGGTGGTGTGGCCGGCCTGGGTGGCCGCGATCGAGGCGGACGGCTACGCCAACGAGAAGTTCGTCCCCATCGCCTTCCTCGACTTCACCGCCGGCTACGACACGAACGCCGCGGTGCTGTTCCCGGAGTCGGTGGCCGTGCGCGAGACGCCGCGGTTCGCCTGGGGCGGGATCTTCTGCGACCGGGAGTCCGCGCGCTTCCGGGCCGTCTCCGCGGCGGTGGTCGCGACCACGCACCTGGAGCTGCCGGCGCAGGCGCAGGCCCTGCTCACCGACCAGGCCCTGGCCCAGGAGACCTTCGTGCTGTGGGACCTCATCCACGACCGCACGCACAGCCACGGCGACCTGCCGTTCGACCCGTTCATGATCAAGCAGCGCATGCCGTTCTGGCTCTACAGCCTGGAGGAGCTGCGCTGCGACCTCACCGCGTTCCGGGCCGCGGTGGCGCTGGAGGCGGCCGGGGTCCACCAGGCGCGGCTGCTGCAGGTGGCGCTGCTGCTCGACCGCGGGATCCGCTTCCCGCTCACCGGGTCCCGGGTGCGCAACTACGACGGCGTGGCGGGGCAGCTGCTGTTCGCGCACCTGCACCAGGCACGGGTGCTGCACTGGACCGACAACGCCCTCACCGTGGACTGGGCGGCGCTGCCGGGTGCGGTGCTGGCCCTGCTGGAGCGCATCGAGGACCTGTACTGGCGCAGCATCGACCGGCCCAAGGTGGCGCACTGGATCGCCTCCTACGAGCTGGTCAGCAGCGTGCTCACCCCCAACCCGGCCTCGGTGTGGGCCCGCGGGGTCGACGCGCTGCCGCTGGACGGGCCGCCGAAGGGCCTGGTGGACGTGGTCCTGCCCGACGAGTTCCCGCTGAGCATGTTCTTCGAGGCGCTGGAGAAGAAGCTGCGACCGGTGGTGGCCGCCACGGCGGGGATCACCGGTGCCTCGAGCCCGGCTAGCGTGGTCGCGTGACCGTGGACCGCCTGCACGACCCCGCCGTCCGAGGCTTCGCCAGCGACAACTACTCCGGGGTGCACCCCGAGGTGCTGGCCGCCCTGGCCGTGGCCAACGAGGGCCACCAGTCCGCCTACGGCGCCGACGTCTACACGCAGCGGCTGCAGCAGGTCTTCCGCGGGCACTTCGGCGAGCAGGCGGAGACGTTCCCCGTCTTCAACGGCACCGGGGCCAACGTCACGGCCCTGCAGGCCCTGACCAGCCGCTGGGGCTCGGTGATCTGCGCCGGCACCGCGCACATCCACGTCGACGAGGGTGGGGCGCCGGAGAAGGTCGCCGGGCTGAAGCTGCTCACCGTGCCGACTCCGGACGGCAAGCTCACCCCCGAGCTGATCATGGGCGAGGCCCGGGACTTCGACGACGAGCACCGCAGCCAGGCCCAGGTCGTCTCCGTCACCCAGTCCACCGAGCTGGGCACGCTGTACACCCCGGACGAGCTCCGGGCGCTGTGCGACCGGGCTCACGAGCTGGGGCTCACGGTCCACCTGGACGGGGCCCGGATCGCCAACGCCGCCGCTGCGCTGGGCCTGCCGCTGCGGGCGTTCACCACCGACGTCGGGGTGGACGTGCTCAGCTTCGGCGGCACCAAGAACGGCGTGATGCTGGGCGAGGCCGTGGTGGTGCTCGACCCCTCGGCGGTGACCTCGCTGGTGCGGCTGCGCAAGACGTCGATGCAGCTCGGCTCGAAGATGCGGTTCCTGTCCGTGCAGCTGCTCGCCCTGATGACCGACGAGCTGTGGCTGCGCAACGCCCGGCACGCCAACGCCATGGCAACCCGGCTCGAGGCGGCGGTGCGCGCCATCCCGGGCGTCGAGGTGCAGCGTGCGGCGCAGGTGAACGCGGTGTTCGCGGTGCTCCCGGCGGCAGTGACCGAGAAGCTCCAGCAGCGCTTCCGCTTCTACACCTGGGACGCGAACACCGGCGAGGTGCGCTGGATGTGCAGCTTCGACACCACCGCCGCCGACGTCGACGCCTTCGCCGCCGCGATCGCGCAGGAGATGGTGGCCTACGCGGGATGACGTGGTCGGACCCGGTGACGCTCGTCGGGGAGCGCGTCACGCCGGCCCGGTTGTCGTTGGACCACGACCCGGGACTGCTGGTGGTCGCAGACGACGGCGCGGTGTTCACCCGGTGGCCCACGCTCTCCCGTCCGAGGACCCCCGCGGACGCGCTGGAGATGGTGCAGGGTTACCTGGGACGGGCACGCGTCCCGGGTGCAGCGGGTGGCCGAGCGGCCGGTCGGGGTCACGACGTGCTGCGACGTGGTACCCGCCCAGCGCACCGTGGCCGTCGGCTCCACCTGGCTGAGCGGGCGCCACCAGCGCACCGGCGTCAGCACCGAGGCCGAGCTGCTGCCCGGCCTCCCGCACGGGCCACCCTGCCCGCCCGCCTGCACCGCTGAGCGCCCTGCGCGAGTCCCGGCCCGCGTCCCGGCCGTGGGGACGTTGTGCGCGCACAACGCGCCGAGGACGGGGCGGGAACGACGTTGTGCGCGCAGAACGCGGGGTAGGTCGGGGTGGGGCAGGTGGTCAGGCCAGGGCCGGCACCGGGGTGCCGTCGATGACGGACGGTCGGTAGTGCTCGATGATCGCCATGAACTCCGCGTGCTCACCGGCGGGCACGCCGAGGAAGCTCAGGGTGGCCGCGATCTCGGTGGCCACGGCGTCGAACCCCGCGGTGTCGATGTGCAACGAGGTGTGCGCGGCGACCATGTCCAGGCCGGGGTAGCACTTCGGGCCGCCGGCGGCCTCGATCGACCAGGCTGTCACGAGGAACTTGTAGCCCGGGGCGTTGGCCGGGTTCCCGTGGTGGGCGTGCACGGCCTCGTTGGCGTTCACGGCGACGTTCGCGAACAGGCGGTCGACCAAGATGTCCACCGCACCGGAGATGCCGTACGTGCCGCCCAGGCGCTCGTACAGGGACACCTCGCCCGGACCGGCGTCGGTGGTCTCGTTGACCTGCTCCGCGATCAGCTTCGCCTCGGTCTGGGTCGCCTGGCTCATGGTGTGCCCTTCTCCGCTCCGGTGTGTGACAGCCATCACTGTGCAACTCGGCCGCGCGCTCGTCAATAGCGCACAACCGGGTAGGCCCAGGTTCCGGGTCGTGAATGGCGCCATCTCGTGAACGGCGCCGGAACGGCGTTGTGCGCGCACAACGCACCAAGAACGGCGCCGGAACGGCGTTGTGCGCGCACAACGCCGGGGAGCAGGGGCTCAGCGCACCAGGTTCGGCGGCTGCTCCCCGCGTCCCACGGCCGCCACGTTCGTCCGCGCCACGGCCCAGGCCCGGTCGTCGCGCCCGGAGGTGAACCCGCCGACGTGCGGGGTCAGCAGCAGCCCGGGCGCGCCCCAGAGCGGGTGGCCGTCCGGCAGGGGCTCGGGGTCGGTCACGTCGAGCACTGCGCGCAGCCGCCCGGACGTCAGCTCCGCGAGCAGCGCACCGGTGTCCACCACGCCACCGCGTGCGGCGTTCACCAGCAGTGCCCGGTCGGGCATGCGGGCGAGGAACGCAGCGTCGACGAGCCCGCGCGTGGAGTCGGTGAGGGGCACCACGAGCACCACCGCGTCGTGGGCGGGCAGCAGCTGCGCGAGCTCGTCGATCGCGTGCACCCCGTCCCGGGCCGTGCGGGCCACGAGGGTGCTCGACGCCCCGCAGGCGTGCAGGCGCACCACGAGCTCGGTGGCGAGGTCCCCGGCACCCAGGACGAGCACGCGCTTGCCGACCAGGGTCTCGGTGCGGTGGTCGGACCAGGTGCGGGCACCGGCGAAGGTCACCAGGTCCCGGTAGACGGCGAGCATCCCCGCCAGCACCCACTCCGCGGTCGACGCGCCGTGCGCGCCGCGGCCGTTGGAGAGCTCCACCTGCGCCGGCAGGCGGCCCACCCACGTCTCGGTC contains these protein-coding regions:
- a CDS encoding threonine aldolase family protein: MTVDRLHDPAVRGFASDNYSGVHPEVLAALAVANEGHQSAYGADVYTQRLQQVFRGHFGEQAETFPVFNGTGANVTALQALTSRWGSVICAGTAHIHVDEGGAPEKVAGLKLLTVPTPDGKLTPELIMGEARDFDDEHRSQAQVVSVTQSTELGTLYTPDELRALCDRAHELGLTVHLDGARIANAAAALGLPLRAFTTDVGVDVLSFGGTKNGVMLGEAVVVLDPSAVTSLVRLRKTSMQLGSKMRFLSVQLLALMTDELWLRNARHANAMATRLEAAVRAIPGVEVQRAAQVNAVFAVLPAAVTEKLQQRFRFYTWDANTGEVRWMCSFDTTAADVDAFAAAIAQEMVAYAG
- a CDS encoding NAD(P)-dependent oxidoreductase; protein product: MTTTVLVLDPRGLTELADLPGVRVLHHVPGAEPTDEARTAQVLVAEGGTVDEVAALATQLPALRLVQTTNAGTETWVGRLPAQVELSNGRGAHGASTAEWVLAGMLAVYRDLVTFAGARTWSDHRTETLVGKRVLVLGAGDLATELVVRLHACGASSTLVARTARDGVHAIDELAQLLPAHDAVVLVVPLTDSTRGLVDAAFLARMPDRALLVNAARGGVVDTGALLAELTSGRLRAVLDVTDPEPLPDGHPLWGAPGLLLTPHVGGFTSGRDDRAWAVARTNVAAVGRGEQPPNLVR
- a CDS encoding group I truncated hemoglobin encodes the protein MSQATQTEAKLIAEQVNETTDAGPGEVSLYERLGGTYGISGAVDILVDRLFANVAVNANEAVHAHHGNPANAPGYKFLVTAWSIEAAGGPKCYPGLDMVAAHTSLHIDTAGFDAVATEIAATLSFLGVPAGEHAEFMAIIEHYRPSVIDGTPVPALA
- a CDS encoding DUF6421 family protein, which codes for MTDIAETTTSTAGEQALRHPAWAALKEAAHRLQTLQLADGSVPHEHADAAVAVDHLVAAVAELAPLFPHDAGYLDAAQTDFRRWAATGFGVPDFLDSLLLFHPELTRADGVCHLVVFPTFTQNGSTERKVEAVLLQVVWPAWVAAIEADGYANEKFVPIAFLDFTAGYDTNAAVLFPESVAVRETPRFAWGGIFCDRESARFRAVSAAVVATTHLELPAQAQALLTDQALAQETFVLWDLIHDRTHSHGDLPFDPFMIKQRMPFWLYSLEELRCDLTAFRAAVALEAAGVHQARLLQVALLLDRGIRFPLTGSRVRNYDGVAGQLLFAHLHQARVLHWTDNALTVDWAALPGAVLALLERIEDLYWRSIDRPKVAHWIASYELVSSVLTPNPASVWARGVDALPLDGPPKGLVDVVLPDEFPLSMFFEALEKKLRPVVAATAGITGASSPASVVA